A window of Mytilus trossulus isolate FHL-02 unplaced genomic scaffold, PNRI_Mtr1.1.1.hap1 h1tg000138l__unscaffolded, whole genome shotgun sequence contains these coding sequences:
- the LOC134700321 gene encoding adhesion G protein-coupled receptor L3-like has product MVSTTIRCEMQLQNQSTFTKNILITVFDEATPFCAPETDTYTFGTHNMTWNATNVGLTAFSSCPEGFDGMVSRKCNQKGNSGVWGTANVTNCERRIFRNLIDQLENVNDGFQNVSIVEILNTYSNTTDSLNNQSSLITGDINSGVIILEKTTDIFSSKSRNISFSETEAYLSATNTLLSSDTATDLWQEVGDNNAAKVMNITSTFASVAFNSLQNNNKTLKISRPSLDVEINQNNEGNITFHAFNQPLGKDDRLFLDKESLRERTNTTGYIAIHYSTIAQLLPRKTSVDNQEITVITSVLSLALPGIDMLSLNPPLYLYFKYDQIHDEGVRCSFWNYTLETNGFWSANGLKTVHQNSTYTECTSTHLTNFAVLLSLYEIPEKHDEVLAIITQIGCSVSIAALVVLLIIYFMEWRHVPTDKSKILVTMAVVFLLAYVVFLAGIEGTENKIACKVVAVVLHFLFLVGIHMMVAEGIVHGKMLATVSKEPRSISPILLPIAWGIPVLIVAISMGVTKLEGYGDGKYCWLSTSNGLIWAFFAPCAVIVVINFVIFVFVVRKLFSIQAVKKQTKLQKFITGFRCFSVLAPLFGFTWTLGFFSINEDTIVLSYLFVIINSFQGLLIFIVHGLLNPKIQGSWKRKISVFRKREKFTSTTKTTDEIAFDDITTVSSKRVYSSLEPTEGNQYSGLEPIEGNLYTGLEPTEGNLYSGLKPTEGNLYSGLKPTEGIETES; this is encoded by the exons CTACCCCATTCTGTGCACCTGAAACAGACACATACACTTTTGGAACACACAATATGACTTGGAACGCGACAAACGTAGGCCTTACAGCATTCTCGTCATGTCCTGAAGGATTTGATG GAATGGTTTCACGCAAATGTAACCAAAAAGGCAATTCCGGAGTGTGGGGAACAGCAAATGTCACTAACTGTGAAAGACGAATCTTTAGAAACCTGATAGATCAA cTAGAAAATGTAAATGATGGATTTCAAAATGTGTCAATCGTAGAGATCCTGAACACATATTCGAATACTACGGATTCCTTAAACAACCAGTCTTCGTTGATCACAGGAGATATCAACAGTGGAGTTATAATTCTGGAGAAAACCACTGATATTTTCTCCTCAAAAAGTAGAAATATATCATTCTCAGAAACAGAG gCTTACTTGTCAGCTACAAATACATTATTGTCCAGTGATACGGCAACAGATTTGTGGCAAGAg GTTGGAGATAACAATGCAGCTAAAGTAATGAATATAACATCAACATTTGCTAGTGTTGCATTTAATTCActtcaaaacaacaataaaacattgaaaatttcaaGACCATCTTTGG ATGTAGAAATAAACCAAAACAACGAAGGAAACATAACTTTCCACGCATTTAATCAACCACTTGGCAAGGACGACCGTCTTTTCCTAGATAAGGAGAGCTTGAGAG aaagaacaaatacaacaggaTACATTGCAATTCATTATAGTACAATAGCACAGTTATTGCCAAGGAAAACAAG TGTCGATAATCAGGAAATTACAGTGATAACGTCAGTTCTGTCACTGGCTCTACCAGGAATCGACATGCTTAGTTTGAATCCACCATTATATCTATACTTCAAATATGATCAG ATTCACGACGAAGGAGTTAGATGCTCGTTCTGGAATTACACTTTGGA gACAAATGGTTTTTGGTCAGCAAACGGATTAAAGACTGTTCATCAGAATAGTACCTATACAGAATGTACAAGTACTCATTTGACAAACTTTGCTGTTTTATTGAGTTTATATGAAATA CCAGAGAAACACGACGAGGTACTTGCGATTATTACCCAAATTGGTTGTTCAGTATCCATTGCTGCTCTTGTCGTATTGTTAATAATATACTTTATGGAATGGAG ACATGTTCCAACTGATAAGTCAAAAATTCTCGTCACTATGGCCGTAGTGTTCCTCCTAGCGTATGTGGTATTCTTAGCTGGAATAGAAGGAACGGAGAATAAG ATCGCTTGCAAGGTAGTAGCTGTTGTACTTCATTTCCTATTCTTGGTTGGTATACATATGATGGTTGCAGAAGGTATTGTGCATGGTAAAATGCTGGCCACCGTATCCAAAGAACCACGTTCAATATCACCTATTTTGCTTCCAATAGCGTGGG GAATACCTGTTCTTATTGTTGCGATATCGATGGGAGTAACTAAACTAGAGGGATACGGCGATGGAAAGTA TTGTTGGTTATCAACAAGCAATGGACTAATTTGGGCGTTTTTCGCTCCTTGTGCAGTAATAGTTGTT ATCAACTTTgtgatttttgtatttgttgtgAGGAAGCTGTTCTCTATACAAgctgtaaaaaaacaaacaaaactacagAAATTTAT AACTGGATTTAGGTGTTTTTCAGTTCTAGCACCCCTTTTTGGATTCACATGGACTTTAGGAttcttttctataaatgaaGATACTATCGTGTTGAGTTATCTGTTTGTTATCATCAATTCATTTCAG GGATTGCTGATATTTATTGTACATGGATTATTAAACCCAAAA attCAAGGTTCATGGAAACGGAAAATATCAGTGTTTCGAAAGAGAGAAAAGTTTACATCTACAACAAAGACAACCGACGAAATTGCTTTT GACGACATTACAACTGTCTCGAGTAAAAGAGTTTATTCAAGTTTAGAGCCTACAGAAGGTAACCAGTATTCAGGTTTAGAGCCTATAGAAGGTAACCTGTATACAGGTTTAGAGCCTACAGAAGGTAACCTGTATTCAGGTTTAAAGCCTACAGAAGGTAACCTGTATTCAGGTTTAAAGCCTACAGAAG